A stretch of the Neofelis nebulosa isolate mNeoNeb1 chromosome 1, mNeoNeb1.pri, whole genome shotgun sequence genome encodes the following:
- the TMCO6 gene encoding transmembrane and coiled-coil domain-containing protein 6 isoform X7 has protein sequence MILGETEIQHFLRLAQQGTEEKERERALVSLRRGLQHPETQQTFIWLEGSMRTLVGLLTSNQALLQLEAARCLHELSHSEQSAVAEACLPATSYLLTYLSGHSSDFIELCLYTLGNLIVESEAVRRQLLPQGIVPALAACIQSPHLTVLEALGYALSQLLQVKEAPEMIIPSPSADSSVLGSTLPEHILRLLQPGPKLNLGVAVEFAWCLHYIICSQVDNTLLISHGGLSTLGLLLLDMAGAVQRTEDTGLELLACPVLRCLSNLLTEAAMEVVGGQNQLEDERVVAALFILLQFFLQKQPSLLPEGLWLLNNLTANSPSFCTSLLSMDLIEPLLQLLPVSNVVSILVLTVLCNVAEKGPAYCQRLWPGPLLSCLIGTLAFPDIEVVGQSLELLQLLFLYQPEAAKDFLQQSGVQVLERHQEEAQLQDRVRALQQTALHQ, from the exons ATGAtccttggggaaactgag ATCCAGCATTTCCTACGATTAGCACAGCAGGggacagaagaaaaggagagagagagggctctggTCAGCCTTCGTCGAGGCTTGCAGCACCCTGAGACGCAGCAGACCTTCATCTG GCTGGAGGGCAGCATGCGGACCTTGGTCGGGCTTCTGACCAGCAACCAAGCCCTGTTGCAGCTTGAGGCCGCTCGGTGCCTTCATGAGCTCTCTCATTCTGAACAGTCTGCGGTGGCTGAGGCCTGCCTGCCAGCCACTTCCTACCTTCTCACCTACCTCTCCGGTCACAGCTCAGACTTTATA GAGCTCTGTCTGTATACACTGGGTAACCTGATTGTGGAGAGTGAGGCTGTGAGAAGGCAGCTCCTGCCACAGGGCATTGTTCCAGCCTTGGCTGCCTGCATCCAG TCCCCCCATCTGACTGTGCTGGAAGCCCTTGGATATGCCTTATCCCAGCTTCTGCAAGTTAAGGAAGCTCCAGAGATGATCATCCC CTCTCCTTCTGCTGACAGCTCCGTCTTGGGCTCCACTCTCCCTGAGCACATCCTGCGACTGTTGCAACCTGGTCCAAAGCTGAACCTTGGGGTTGCTGTGGAGTTTGCCTGGTGTCTGCACTATATCATCTGCAG CCAGGTCGACAATACCCTGCTTATCTCCCATGGGGGTCTGTCCACTCTGGGGTTGCTGCTATTGGACATGGCTGGAGCTGTCCAGAGAACAGAGGATACAGGACTGGAGCTG CTGGCATGTCCTGTGCTTCGGTGTCTAAGCAACTTGCTAACAGAAGCAGCAATGGAGGTTGTGGGAGGGCAAAATCAGCTTGAAGACGAGCGTGTTGTGGCTGCCTTATTTATCCTTCTGCAGTTCTTCCTTCAGAAACAGCCCAGCTTACTTCCTGAGGGCCTCTGGCTCCTTAACAACCTCACTG CAAACAGTCCTAGTTTCTGTACCTCCTTGCTCTCCATGGATCTGATTGAGCCCCTCTTGCAGTTGTTGCCAGTTTCTAATGTGGTGAGCATATTG GTCCTCACAGTTCTGTGCAACGTGGCAGAGAAGGGTCCTGCTTACTGCCAACGTCTGTGGCCAGGGCCCTTGCTCTCCTGCTTGATTGGTACACTGGCCTTCCCTGACATTGAGGTAGTAGGCCAGAGTTTAGAGCTGCTGCAATTGCTGTTCCTCTACCAGCCAGAG GCTGCTAAGGATTTTCTGCAGCAATCAGGGGTGCAGGTCCTGGAAAGGCACCAGGAAGAGGCCCAGCTCCAGGATCGTGTGCGTGCTCTCCAGCAGACAGCGCTTCACCAGTGA
- the TMCO6 gene encoding transmembrane and coiled-coil domain-containing protein 6 isoform X3, with amino-acid sequence MPQSQARSLVHPGGPRWLVQNPGMQTWSSHSPSSTPGSGRGKHRPRATVHREEDSEERNQGLVGAVEKGTIQHFLRLAQQGTEEKERERALVSLRRGLQHPETQQTFIWLEGSMRTLVGLLTSNQALLQLEAARCLHELSHSEQSAVAEACLPATSYLLTYLSGHSSDFIELCLYTLGNLIVESEAVRRQLLPQGIVPALAACIQSPHLTVLEALGYALSQLLQVKEAPEMIIPSVLGSTLPEHILRLLQPGPKLNLGVAVEFAWCLHYIICSQVDNTLLISHGGLSTLGLLLLDMAGAVQRTEDTGLELLACPVLRCLSNLLTEAAMEVVGGQNQLEDERVVAALFILLQFFLQKQPSLLPEGLWLLNNLTANSPSFCTSLLSMDLIEPLLQLLPVSNVVSILVLTVLCNVAEKGPAYCQRLWPGPLLSCLIGTLAFPDIEVVGQSLELLQLLFLYQPEAAKDFLQQSGVQVLERHQEEAQLQDRVRALQQTALHQ; translated from the exons ATGCCCCAAAGCCAGGCCAGGTCACTGGTGCATCCTGGAGGACCAAGAT GGCTGGTACAAAACCCGGGGATGCAGACATGGTCATCACACAGTCCCTCAAGTACTCCAGGAAGTGGAAGAGGCAAACACAGACCCAGAGCTACAGTCCATAGAGAAGAGGACTCAGAGGAGAGAAACCAAGGACTTGTGGGAGCTGTGGAGAAAGGAACA ATCCAGCATTTCCTACGATTAGCACAGCAGGggacagaagaaaaggagagagagagggctctggTCAGCCTTCGTCGAGGCTTGCAGCACCCTGAGACGCAGCAGACCTTCATCTG GCTGGAGGGCAGCATGCGGACCTTGGTCGGGCTTCTGACCAGCAACCAAGCCCTGTTGCAGCTTGAGGCCGCTCGGTGCCTTCATGAGCTCTCTCATTCTGAACAGTCTGCGGTGGCTGAGGCCTGCCTGCCAGCCACTTCCTACCTTCTCACCTACCTCTCCGGTCACAGCTCAGACTTTATA GAGCTCTGTCTGTATACACTGGGTAACCTGATTGTGGAGAGTGAGGCTGTGAGAAGGCAGCTCCTGCCACAGGGCATTGTTCCAGCCTTGGCTGCCTGCATCCAG TCCCCCCATCTGACTGTGCTGGAAGCCCTTGGATATGCCTTATCCCAGCTTCTGCAAGTTAAGGAAGCTCCAGAGATGATCATCCC CTCCGTCTTGGGCTCCACTCTCCCTGAGCACATCCTGCGACTGTTGCAACCTGGTCCAAAGCTGAACCTTGGGGTTGCTGTGGAGTTTGCCTGGTGTCTGCACTATATCATCTGCAG CCAGGTCGACAATACCCTGCTTATCTCCCATGGGGGTCTGTCCACTCTGGGGTTGCTGCTATTGGACATGGCTGGAGCTGTCCAGAGAACAGAGGATACAGGACTGGAGCTG CTGGCATGTCCTGTGCTTCGGTGTCTAAGCAACTTGCTAACAGAAGCAGCAATGGAGGTTGTGGGAGGGCAAAATCAGCTTGAAGACGAGCGTGTTGTGGCTGCCTTATTTATCCTTCTGCAGTTCTTCCTTCAGAAACAGCCCAGCTTACTTCCTGAGGGCCTCTGGCTCCTTAACAACCTCACTG CAAACAGTCCTAGTTTCTGTACCTCCTTGCTCTCCATGGATCTGATTGAGCCCCTCTTGCAGTTGTTGCCAGTTTCTAATGTGGTGAGCATATTG GTCCTCACAGTTCTGTGCAACGTGGCAGAGAAGGGTCCTGCTTACTGCCAACGTCTGTGGCCAGGGCCCTTGCTCTCCTGCTTGATTGGTACACTGGCCTTCCCTGACATTGAGGTAGTAGGCCAGAGTTTAGAGCTGCTGCAATTGCTGTTCCTCTACCAGCCAGAG GCTGCTAAGGATTTTCTGCAGCAATCAGGGGTGCAGGTCCTGGAAAGGCACCAGGAAGAGGCCCAGCTCCAGGATCGTGTGCGTGCTCTCCAGCAGACAGCGCTTCACCAGTGA
- the TMCO6 gene encoding transmembrane and coiled-coil domain-containing protein 6 isoform X11 yields MIIPSVLGSTLPEHILRLLQPGPKLNLGVAVEFAWCLHYIICSQVDNTLLISHGGLSTLGLLLLDMAGAVQRTEDTGLELLACPVLRCLSNLLTEAAMEVVGGQNQLEDERVVAALFILLQFFLQKQPSLLPEGLWLLNNLTANSPSFCTSLLSMDLIEPLLQLLPVSNVVSILVLTVLCNVAEKGPAYCQRLWPGPLLSCLIGTLAFPDIEVVGQSLELLQLLFLYQPEAAKDFLQQSGVQVLERHQEEAQLQDRVRALQQTALHQ; encoded by the exons ATGATCATCCC CTCCGTCTTGGGCTCCACTCTCCCTGAGCACATCCTGCGACTGTTGCAACCTGGTCCAAAGCTGAACCTTGGGGTTGCTGTGGAGTTTGCCTGGTGTCTGCACTATATCATCTGCAG CCAGGTCGACAATACCCTGCTTATCTCCCATGGGGGTCTGTCCACTCTGGGGTTGCTGCTATTGGACATGGCTGGAGCTGTCCAGAGAACAGAGGATACAGGACTGGAGCTG CTGGCATGTCCTGTGCTTCGGTGTCTAAGCAACTTGCTAACAGAAGCAGCAATGGAGGTTGTGGGAGGGCAAAATCAGCTTGAAGACGAGCGTGTTGTGGCTGCCTTATTTATCCTTCTGCAGTTCTTCCTTCAGAAACAGCCCAGCTTACTTCCTGAGGGCCTCTGGCTCCTTAACAACCTCACTG CAAACAGTCCTAGTTTCTGTACCTCCTTGCTCTCCATGGATCTGATTGAGCCCCTCTTGCAGTTGTTGCCAGTTTCTAATGTGGTGAGCATATTG GTCCTCACAGTTCTGTGCAACGTGGCAGAGAAGGGTCCTGCTTACTGCCAACGTCTGTGGCCAGGGCCCTTGCTCTCCTGCTTGATTGGTACACTGGCCTTCCCTGACATTGAGGTAGTAGGCCAGAGTTTAGAGCTGCTGCAATTGCTGTTCCTCTACCAGCCAGAG GCTGCTAAGGATTTTCTGCAGCAATCAGGGGTGCAGGTCCTGGAAAGGCACCAGGAAGAGGCCCAGCTCCAGGATCGTGTGCGTGCTCTCCAGCAGACAGCGCTTCACCAGTGA